In a single window of the Nicotiana tomentosiformis chromosome 8, ASM39032v3, whole genome shotgun sequence genome:
- the LOC104096203 gene encoding receptor-like serine/threonine-protein kinase At1g78530 — MKTIALTSPTFVLHPRTPSLICCSSGDKVRKFLREKHLIIIIPAVIVGIAIQSVWIFYMVRKHWWKKDCISMQLVWIFSLIRKPWWKKKQNFEENLKLISFHNLKVTTEDIMSGLKDENVIGQGGSGKVYRVVIDQTGNTYAVKSISHDKSSGGKLPKDFLAEVRILGSIRHRNIVKLFCCIFSTDKNLLVYEYFEKQSLDKWLHRKRRAASPGQSSIPALDWRKRLKIAISAAQGLCYMHHDCTRPIIHRDIKSSNILLDSEFSAKIADFGLAKILNKRDDDPETASAIAGTFGYIAPEYASTFKVNVKTDIYSFGVVLLELATGREPIIRDEQMNLAQWSQQHFREGNSIVEALDGEIIEATNLEQMTSVFKLGLMCTGALPSGRPSMKDVCHILQSCRDPKF; from the exons ATGAAGACAATTGCTTTGACAAGTCCAACCTTTGTTCTACATCCAAGAACTCCTTCCCTGATTTGCTGCTCTTCTGGTGATAAGGTTCGAAAGTTTCTGAGAGAAAAACACTTGATTATCATAATTCCTGCTGTAATTGTTGGAATAGCTATACAGTCAGTATGGATATTTTACATGGTCAGGAAACATTGGTGGAAAAAAGACTGCATATCGATGCAGTTAGTATGGATCTTTTCCTTGATCAGAAAGCCTTGGTGGAAAAAGAAGCAGAATTTCGAAGAGAACTTGAAATTAATTTCATTTCACAACTTGAAGGTAACTACGGAGGACATTATGTCTGGCTTGAAAGACGAAAATGTGATAGGACAGGGAGGATCAGGGAAGGTCTATCGAGTTGTGATCGACCAAACAGGCAATACTTATGCTGTTAAAAGTATATCGCATGACAAAAGTTCAGGTGGAAAACTCCCAAAGGATTTTTTGGCAGAAGTTAGAATACTTGGTAGCATTCGACACAGAAACATTGTCAAGCTCTTTTGCTGCATCTTTAGCACAGACAAAAACCTTCTAGTCTATGAATACTTTGAGAAACAAAGCCTGGACAAATGGCTTCACAGAAAGAGAAGAGCAGCCTCACCAGGTCAAAGTAGCATCCCAGCCCTGGATTGGCGAAAGAGATTAAAAATAGCCATTAGTGCAGCTCAAGGACTCTGCTATATGCACCATGATTGCACTCGGCCCATCATTCACAGAGACATTAAATCCAGTAACATACTTCTGGACTCGGAATTTAGTGCAAAAATAGCAGATTTTGGACTAGCAAAAATACTAAACAAGCGGGACGATGATCCCGAGACAGCTTCTGCTATTGCTGGAACTTTCGGTTACATTGCCCCAG AATATGCCTCTACATTCAAAGTGAATGTGAAGACTGATATCTATAGCTTCGGAGTGGTGCTTTTAGAATTGGCAACGGGGAGAGAACCCATTATCCGGGATGAGCAAATGAATCTAGCACAATGGTCTCAACAGCATTTCAGAGAGGGCAATTCCATTGTTGAGGCGCTTGATGGAGAAATCATAGAAGCAACTAATTTGGAACAAATGACGAGTGTTTTTAAACTAGGACTGATGTGTACGGGTGCATTACCATCTGGTAGGCCGTCAATGAAAGATGTTTGCCACATTCTTCAAAGCTGCAGAGACCCCAAATTTTGA